The proteins below come from a single Oscillospiraceae bacterium genomic window:
- a CDS encoding GldG family protein translates to MKKQNGIWQGGSKRTLHSGLYASVLAAVVLAVVVLLNLVVRALPTKYMQYDISTTALFTLSDTTENLLHELNTDVTAYYLAESGQEDANITRLLDRYAGESSHFSWQQRDPVLYPTFAQQYDGASTGSVVLVSGENNTVLSYNDMYEMDLESYYTTGTANYSFQAENAITSGIAKVTRTEAYQLYELTGHGETALTSDFTETLNNAGVTVTELNLVTSGSIPADAGALLINAPGADLTDAEAALLNEYVANGGKLFVTTDFTTATPKLDSVLTACGMNRQPGLLIETDADHYPYGYPQTYLLPTVVSNEITAGVSQSMMVYTPIAQGITTDEDSEFTFTQLLTTGDTAYAMENYATAETAQKADTDPEGSFAVAVAAENAATGARVVWVNCPNLLLSSINQQVSGGNAQLLGSAVNWLNGAQTTAVINAKSMSAASLNVPVSAAVPLGVLFTLVLPIVCLIAGAVICVVRRRR, encoded by the coding sequence ATGAAAAAACAGAATGGTATTTGGCAGGGCGGCAGCAAGCGCACCCTGCACAGCGGCCTGTACGCCAGTGTGCTGGCAGCGGTCGTGCTGGCGGTGGTCGTGCTGCTGAACCTTGTCGTCCGCGCACTGCCTACAAAATATATGCAGTATGACATCTCCACGACCGCACTCTTTACCTTGAGCGATACGACCGAGAACCTGCTGCATGAGCTGAACACCGATGTGACCGCCTACTATCTGGCCGAGAGCGGGCAGGAGGACGCCAACATCACCCGCCTGCTTGACCGCTATGCGGGCGAGAGCAGCCACTTTAGCTGGCAGCAGCGGGACCCGGTGCTTTACCCGACCTTTGCCCAGCAGTATGACGGTGCCTCCACCGGCAGTGTCGTGCTGGTCAGCGGGGAAAACAACACCGTCCTTTCCTACAATGACATGTATGAGATGGACCTTGAAAGCTACTACACCACCGGCACGGCAAACTACAGCTTTCAGGCAGAAAACGCCATCACCTCCGGCATCGCCAAGGTCACCCGCACCGAGGCTTACCAGCTGTATGAGCTGACCGGCCATGGGGAGACGGCCCTGACCAGCGATTTTACCGAGACTCTGAACAACGCCGGCGTCACGGTGACAGAGCTGAACCTTGTGACGAGCGGCAGCATCCCGGCCGACGCCGGCGCACTGCTCATCAACGCGCCGGGGGCAGACCTGACCGATGCCGAGGCAGCGCTGCTGAACGAGTATGTTGCAAACGGCGGCAAGCTGTTTGTGACCACCGACTTTACGACCGCAACGCCGAAGCTGGATTCTGTGCTGACCGCCTGCGGCATGAACCGCCAGCCCGGTCTGCTGATCGAAACGGACGCCGACCATTACCCCTACGGTTACCCGCAGACCTACCTGCTGCCCACGGTGGTCAGCAATGAGATCACAGCGGGCGTGTCGCAGAGCATGATGGTCTACACCCCCATCGCGCAGGGCATCACCACCGATGAGGACAGCGAATTTACCTTTACCCAGCTGTTGACCACCGGTGATACAGCCTACGCGATGGAAAACTACGCCACTGCCGAGACCGCCCAGAAGGCTGACACCGACCCCGAGGGCAGCTTTGCCGTGGCCGTTGCGGCTGAGAATGCCGCGACCGGGGCGCGTGTCGTCTGGGTCAACTGCCCGAACCTGCTGCTGAGCAGCATCAACCAGCAGGTGTCAGGCGGCAATGCACAGCTGCTGGGCAGTGCCGTCAACTGGCTGAACGGTGCGCAGACTACGGCAGTCATCAATGCCAAGAGCATGAGCGCCGCCTCGCTGAATGTGCCGGTCTCGGCGGCTGTGCCGCTGGGCGTGCTGTTTACGCTGGTGCTGCCCATCGTCTGTCTGATCGCGGGTGCGGTGATTTGCGTGGTGCGCCGCCGCAGATAA
- a CDS encoding glycoside hydrolase family 3 protein, with translation MKKRFFLPVLLAALCACNAAVPTPTPTPAPAATPTVEAQPADALTLEEKVGQLFIVRPDALDLSLSQETINDAKADGVTTVTNDMRRALQQYPVGGICQFGKNIESPSQLARFNKELQGASATPLFIAVDEEGGLIARLANNDAFTLPRYASAAAVGASGNPEDARAMGQTIGAYLKEYGFTMDFAPDADVNTNPDNPIIGTRAFSSDADTAAAMAAAMADGLRQNGILPTLKHFPGHGDTAEDSHTALAVTYKTQEELASCELLPFGADTGLHAVMVGHIAAPNVTGSDTPATLSPQLVAMIPNAEDTLIVTDSLAMDAIADAYTPGEAAVLALQAGCDVLLMPNSLPEAYAAVLEAVQNGTITQERLDQSVNKILRYKEVFTHV, from the coding sequence ATGAAAAAGCGCTTTTTTCTGCCCGTTCTGCTGGCGGCGCTCTGCGCCTGCAATGCGGCCGTGCCAACGCCCACCCCAACGCCCGCCCCGGCAGCGACACCGACCGTAGAGGCGCAGCCCGCCGATGCGCTGACGCTGGAAGAAAAGGTCGGTCAGCTTTTCATCGTCCGCCCGGATGCACTCGACCTGAGCCTTTCGCAGGAAACGATCAACGATGCGAAGGCCGATGGCGTGACCACTGTGACAAACGATATGCGCAGGGCGCTACAGCAATACCCCGTGGGCGGCATCTGCCAGTTTGGCAAAAACATCGAATCGCCGTCCCAGCTGGCGCGTTTTAATAAAGAGTTGCAGGGCGCAAGCGCCACGCCGCTGTTTATCGCGGTGGATGAGGAGGGCGGTCTTATCGCCCGTCTGGCGAACAACGATGCGTTTACGCTGCCACGCTACGCCAGCGCCGCAGCCGTGGGCGCGAGCGGCAACCCCGAGGATGCCCGCGCCATGGGGCAGACCATCGGCGCTTATCTGAAGGAATACGGCTTTACTATGGACTTTGCGCCCGATGCCGATGTGAACACCAACCCGGATAACCCGATCATCGGCACCCGCGCTTTCTCGTCCGATGCCGATACCGCTGCTGCCATGGCCGCCGCTATGGCAGACGGACTGCGGCAGAACGGCATTCTGCCGACCCTCAAGCATTTCCCCGGCCACGGCGACACCGCCGAGGACAGCCACACAGCGCTGGCCGTGACCTACAAAACGCAGGAGGAGCTGGCAAGCTGCGAGCTGCTGCCCTTTGGGGCAGACACCGGCCTGCACGCCGTTATGGTGGGGCATATTGCTGCGCCGAATGTGACAGGCAGCGATACCCCGGCCACACTCTCGCCGCAGCTGGTCGCAATGATTCCGAACGCCGAAGACACGCTGATCGTCACCGATTCGCTGGCGATGGATGCCATCGCCGATGCCTACACCCCCGGCGAGGCTGCTGTGCTGGCCCTGCAGGCGGGCTGTGATGTACTTTTGATGCCAAACTCCCTGCCGGAGGCCTACGCTGCCGTGCTGGAGGCCGTACAAAACGGTACGATCACGCAGGAGCGCCTTGACCAAAGCGTCAACAAAATTCTGCGCTATAAAGAGGTATTTACTCATGTCTGA
- a CDS encoding ABC transporter permease has protein sequence MTAIFKREFKSCFTGMIGWVIAAVSLFFLGLYFTNRNLLYASSDFASVLYTMTMILLFLLPAISMRSFAEERKNKTDQLLLTSPVSIPAIVAGKFLAELAVFALPLAAAVVMPLLLQAFGTVSLVAAYSALLGYLLLGGACLAVGTWISALTENQILAYLATFGALLVAYLMNGIQTMFTTGNLLAFIVFMIVLLVASVLVGVICKRLAAGAVVFCAGAVVLFVLFQLRPAWLLTAFNAVLSALALFEPFKDIVGGMFSIPAIVYYLSVMGLFLFLTGQALARRRWN, from the coding sequence CCTTTTCTTTCTGGGCCTGTACTTTACAAACCGCAATCTGCTCTATGCTTCGTCAGATTTCGCCTCGGTGCTCTACACCATGACGATGATCCTGCTGTTCCTGCTGCCGGCCATCAGCATGCGCAGCTTTGCCGAGGAACGCAAAAACAAGACCGACCAGCTGCTTTTGACCAGCCCGGTCAGCATTCCGGCCATTGTGGCTGGTAAGTTTCTGGCAGAGCTCGCTGTTTTTGCGCTGCCGCTGGCGGCAGCTGTGGTGATGCCGCTGCTGCTACAGGCATTCGGCACGGTGTCGCTGGTGGCGGCCTACAGCGCCCTGCTGGGCTATCTGCTGCTGGGCGGCGCCTGTCTGGCTGTGGGCACCTGGATCTCCGCTCTGACCGAAAACCAGATACTGGCCTATCTTGCCACCTTCGGCGCGCTGCTGGTGGCCTACCTGATGAACGGCATCCAGACGATGTTCACGACCGGCAACCTGCTGGCGTTTATTGTCTTTATGATCGTGCTGCTGGTGGCGTCTGTTCTGGTGGGCGTCATCTGCAAACGGCTGGCGGCGGGCGCTGTAGTATTCTGTGCGGGCGCGGTGGTGCTGTTTGTGCTGTTTCAGCTGCGCCCGGCATGGCTTTTGACGGCCTTCAATGCGGTGCTGTCCGCGCTGGCCCTGTTTGAGCCGTTCAAGGACATTGTGGGCGGGATGTTCAGTATCCCGGCCATTGTCTACTATCTGTCGGTCATGGGGCTGTTCCTCTTTTTGACCGGGCAGGCGCTTGCACGCCGCCGTTGGAACTGA
- a CDS encoding DUF4340 domain-containing protein translates to MKNNAKKTKKLLPLAVLLAAAALLGILLAVLTRSSTDAADTTIPLCGFTAEEIDRLAYSGNNMDVTLLKGSTGDWMLDSDPALPLDQEKVTSLVEQYAALAALRKLEGSDLAELPEKSAAPQMTITIGAGEKTLALTVDQLNAVADVYYVYDESGAAYTVMRSDLATLSKSPRDLYKAQTLTDKTLSDVAAMQVNDLQFTQTDGSWTLTDDPDYPVSQSSIKKMASTILQMQTAWTVTAPEADTAYGLDSPDVTAVLTFTDGTSLTVRFGNAVAAAADGSDGDSLCYLASDAAPTVVYEVNADSKLAYAVTKESLYEETATAETAASDPVAQYPVGGEDDYADSLPE, encoded by the coding sequence ATGAAGAACAACGCAAAAAAAACAAAAAAGCTGCTGCCGCTGGCCGTGCTGCTTGCCGCAGCCGCCCTGCTGGGCATCCTGCTGGCGGTGCTGACCCGCAGCAGCACGGATGCCGCAGATACAACGATCCCGCTGTGCGGCTTTACGGCAGAGGAGATCGACCGGCTGGCCTACTCCGGCAATAATATGGATGTGACGCTGCTCAAGGGCAGCACAGGGGACTGGATGCTGGATTCCGACCCGGCCCTGCCGCTGGATCAGGAAAAGGTCACAAGCCTTGTGGAGCAGTATGCCGCGCTGGCGGCGCTGCGCAAGCTGGAGGGCAGTGACCTTGCCGAGCTGCCCGAAAAGAGCGCTGCACCCCAGATGACCATCACCATCGGCGCGGGGGAAAAGACCCTTGCCCTGACGGTGGACCAGCTGAACGCCGTTGCCGATGTCTACTATGTCTACGATGAAAGCGGTGCAGCGTATACCGTTATGCGCAGCGACCTTGCGACCCTGAGCAAGTCCCCGCGGGATCTCTACAAGGCGCAGACGCTGACCGACAAGACGCTGAGCGATGTGGCGGCCATGCAGGTGAACGACCTGCAGTTTACCCAGACGGACGGCAGCTGGACGCTGACCGATGACCCGGACTATCCCGTGAGCCAGAGCAGCATCAAAAAGATGGCCAGCACGATTTTGCAGATGCAGACGGCGTGGACCGTCACTGCGCCCGAGGCCGATACCGCCTACGGTCTGGACAGCCCCGATGTCACGGCCGTGCTGACCTTCACTGACGGCACAAGCCTGACCGTGCGGTTCGGCAATGCGGTGGCCGCTGCTGCGGACGGAAGTGACGGGGACAGCCTGTGCTATCTTGCCAGCGATGCCGCACCGACTGTTGTGTATGAGGTCAACGCCGATTCCAAGCTTGCCTACGCGGTGACAAAGGAAAGCTTATACGAGGAAACGGCCACCGCCGAGACCGCCGCCAGCGACCCGGTGGCGCAGTACCCCGTCGGCGGGGAGGATGACTACGCCGACAGCCTGCCGGAATGA